Proteins from one Streptomyces sp. NBC_00390 genomic window:
- a CDS encoding sensor histidine kinase, whose amino-acid sequence MSQLRAPAARSDRREGGRHGRPGARSLSSGRSNPAPSSPETRIRPQLLRTAVLPTVVAALSGATAVIVTIRATSPEPTLGLWVALTGMAALAIGAVAAAAVGADRTSKSVLDRCSALRRSTAREQAGLLTLVDQLRRGEGPPARRTPAPPPKGGDEFDLLTQELSRSHDAAVAAVVQASRLSSSVGNEQKVEVFVNLARRLQSLVHREIQLLDELENEVEDPELLKGLFHVDHLATRIRRHAENLAVLGGAISRRQWSNPVTMTEVLRSAIAEVEQYPRVKLVPPIDGTLRGHAVADVIHLLAELVENATLFSAPHTQVLLRAQHVTAGLAVEVEDRGLGMPVGEQNKMNALLADPDQVNVAHLLQDGRIGLFVVSALARRHGIAVRLQTNIYGGVQAVLVLPQGLLGATTDRLEQSGAASAPQENAHRIAATAPPVLPTHQPEQPAPAHAHAQPHPMPQQAHAQPHHPLPAQREPAPSTTGTSPLPVRGEHSDRPNPAAARPPAGRPAPHLGTPAEPVRTMPSDIPAGHLAPGSTGRPQLPKRRSQEHLVPQLRDAPMRRKDDDHTLHDPGLMAAFQRGIGLAESQSSAQPAAHHTPQLPDNTPKE is encoded by the coding sequence ATGTCTCAACTACGAGCACCCGCCGCGCGGTCCGACCGCCGAGAGGGCGGGCGTCACGGCCGCCCCGGCGCCCGATCCCTGTCGTCGGGGAGATCGAACCCCGCGCCGTCGTCGCCGGAAACCCGCATACGCCCTCAACTGCTGCGCACCGCGGTCCTGCCCACCGTCGTCGCCGCGCTCAGCGGAGCGACCGCGGTGATCGTCACGATCCGCGCCACCTCACCCGAGCCGACCCTCGGTCTGTGGGTGGCGCTCACCGGCATGGCCGCACTGGCCATAGGGGCTGTCGCGGCGGCCGCCGTGGGCGCGGACCGGACGTCCAAGTCCGTGCTCGACCGCTGCTCCGCGCTGCGCCGCAGCACGGCGCGCGAACAAGCCGGCCTGCTTACCCTCGTCGACCAGCTCAGACGCGGCGAAGGACCGCCCGCCCGCCGGACGCCGGCGCCGCCACCGAAGGGTGGGGACGAGTTCGACCTGCTCACGCAGGAGCTGAGCCGCTCGCACGACGCGGCCGTCGCGGCCGTGGTGCAGGCGTCCCGGCTCTCCAGCAGCGTCGGCAACGAACAGAAGGTGGAAGTCTTCGTCAATCTTGCCCGGCGACTCCAGTCGCTGGTCCACCGCGAGATCCAGCTCCTCGACGAACTGGAGAACGAGGTCGAGGACCCCGAACTGCTCAAGGGCCTCTTCCACGTCGACCACCTGGCCACCCGAATCCGCCGCCACGCCGAGAACCTCGCCGTCCTCGGCGGTGCGATCTCGCGGCGCCAGTGGTCCAACCCGGTCACCATGACCGAGGTCCTGCGATCCGCGATCGCGGAGGTGGAACAGTATCCGCGGGTCAAGCTGGTGCCACCGATCGACGGCACCCTGCGCGGCCATGCCGTCGCCGACGTGATCCACCTGCTCGCCGAACTGGTGGAGAACGCAACCCTGTTCTCCGCCCCGCACACCCAGGTGCTGCTGCGCGCCCAGCATGTCACGGCCGGACTCGCCGTCGAGGTCGAGGACCGCGGCCTGGGCATGCCGGTAGGCGAACAGAACAAGATGAACGCGCTCCTCGCCGACCCCGACCAGGTCAATGTCGCGCATCTGCTGCAGGACGGCAGGATCGGGCTGTTCGTGGTCTCCGCGCTCGCCCGCCGCCACGGCATCGCGGTCCGGCTCCAGACGAACATCTACGGCGGCGTGCAGGCCGTGCTCGTCCTGCCGCAGGGACTGCTCGGCGCCACCACCGACCGGCTCGAGCAGTCCGGCGCCGCCTCGGCGCCGCAGGAGAACGCGCACCGTATCGCCGCCACCGCGCCGCCCGTCCTGCCCACGCATCAGCCCGAGCAGCCGGCACCGGCCCACGCCCATGCCCAGCCGCATCCGATGCCGCAGCAGGCCCACGCCCAGCCGCATCACCCGCTGCCCGCGCAGCGCGAACCGGCCCCCTCCACCACGGGGACCAGCCCGTTGCCCGTACGGGGTGAGCACAGCGACCGGCCCAATCCCGCAGCCGCCAGGCCCCCCGCGGGCCGCCCGGCACCACATCTGGGCACCCCGGCCGAACCCGTACGCACCATGCCGAGCGACATCCCGGCGGGCCATCTGGCCCCTGGCAGCACCGGCCGCCCCCAACTGCCCAAGCGCCGGAGCCAGGAGCACCTCGTCCCCCAGTTGCGGGACGCCCCCATGCGCCGCAAGGACGACGACCACACCCTGCACGATCCGGGGCTGATGGCGGCCTTCCAGCGAGGCATCGGCCTCGCCGAGTCCCAGTCGTCCGCACAACCCGCAGCGCACCACACCCCGCAGCTCCCCGACAACACCCCCAAGGAGTAG
- a CDS encoding MBL fold metallo-hydrolase, with product MTGAGTPHTLRSRLRSLRSAAFGADPGGARMERIRRSPNFADGVFQNPVGARTRPSGGSMVEFFKIYFQKEARAHRSPIGTVPVHATTVADLAKPPVTDLRLTWMGHSSVLAEIDGHRVLFDPVWGDRCSPFSFVGPKRLHPVPAPIASLGPVDVVVISHDHYDHLDMPTIQALVSTDTVFAVPLGVGAHLERWGVSADRLRELDWNESTKVDGLRLTATPARHFCGRGLRNQQHTLWASWVVEGAEHRIFHSGDTGYFPGFTDIGAEHGPFDATMIQIGAYSEYWPDIHMTPAEGMRAHLDLQGGQPAGVMLPIHWCTFNLAPHPWAEPGEGTVAAGAEAGARVALPRPGEPFEPTSDTVPAVPWWRAVATAPGGGWGSSARSGTPEVAPTA from the coding sequence GTGACCGGCGCTGGTACCCCCCACACGCTGCGCTCCCGGCTGCGCTCGCTCCGATCGGCCGCTTTCGGAGCCGACCCCGGCGGGGCCCGGATGGAGCGGATCCGCCGCTCGCCGAACTTCGCCGACGGTGTCTTCCAGAACCCCGTGGGGGCCCGGACCCGGCCCTCCGGCGGTTCCATGGTCGAATTCTTCAAGATCTACTTCCAGAAGGAGGCGCGGGCGCACCGGTCACCGATCGGCACCGTGCCCGTCCATGCCACCACGGTCGCCGACCTCGCCAAGCCCCCGGTCACCGACCTGCGGCTCACGTGGATGGGGCATTCCAGCGTCCTCGCGGAGATCGACGGCCACCGGGTCCTGTTCGACCCGGTCTGGGGCGATCGATGCTCGCCCTTCAGCTTCGTGGGCCCCAAGCGTCTGCACCCCGTCCCCGCCCCGATCGCCTCTCTCGGTCCCGTCGATGTGGTCGTGATCTCCCACGACCACTACGACCACCTGGACATGCCCACCATCCAGGCACTCGTCTCCACGGACACCGTCTTCGCGGTGCCGCTCGGCGTCGGCGCCCACCTGGAGCGCTGGGGCGTCTCCGCCGACCGGCTGCGTGAGCTGGACTGGAACGAATCGACGAAGGTGGACGGGCTCCGCCTGACCGCCACCCCCGCTCGCCACTTCTGCGGCCGTGGGCTGCGCAACCAGCAGCACACCCTGTGGGCGTCCTGGGTGGTCGAGGGAGCCGAGCACCGGATCTTCCACAGCGGGGACACGGGCTACTTCCCCGGCTTCACGGACATCGGCGCCGAGCACGGCCCGTTCGACGCCACCATGATCCAGATCGGGGCGTACAGCGAGTACTGGCCCGACATCCACATGACTCCCGCCGAGGGCATGCGGGCCCACCTCGATCTGCAGGGCGGGCAGCCGGCCGGTGTGATGCTGCCGATCCACTGGTGCACGTTCAACCTCGCACCGCACCCCTGGGCGGAGCCCGGTGAAGGCACCGTCGCCGCCGGCGCCGAGGCCGGGGCCCGGGTCGCTCTGCCCCGCCCCGGCGAACCCTTCGAGCCGACCTCCGACACCGTCCCGGCCGTACCGTGGTGGCGCGCCGTCGCCACCGCGCCCGGCGGCGGATGGGGCTCCTCCGCACGCAGCGGCACCCCGGAAGTGGCACCGACGGCCTGA
- a CDS encoding PPOX class F420-dependent oxidoreductase: MTDMDAQPEATSNPGSDPRHDALLKLVAEQDGGVLVTLKRDGRPQLSNVNHAYYPDERTVRVSITDDRAKTRNLRRDPRASYHVTSKDRWAWTVVEGVADLSPVAADPHDDTVEELIRLYRDVQGEHPDWDDYRRAMVEDRRLVLRLRVERAYGQPQA; encoded by the coding sequence ATGACGGATATGGACGCACAGCCGGAAGCGACTTCGAACCCAGGGTCGGACCCGCGGCACGACGCCCTGCTGAAGCTGGTCGCCGAGCAGGACGGTGGCGTGCTGGTGACCCTCAAGCGGGACGGCAGGCCCCAGCTGTCGAACGTGAACCACGCCTACTACCCCGACGAGCGGACCGTGCGGGTCTCCATCACCGACGACCGAGCCAAGACCAGGAACCTGCGCCGTGACCCGCGTGCCTCCTACCACGTCACGAGCAAGGACCGCTGGGCATGGACCGTCGTCGAGGGCGTCGCGGACCTCTCGCCGGTCGCCGCGGACCCCCACGACGACACCGTCGAGGAGCTGATCAGGCTCTACCGGGACGTGCAGGGCGAGCACCCGGACTGGGACGACTACCGGCGGGCGATGGTCGAGGACCGGCGCCTGGTGCTGCGGCTGAGGGTGGAAAGGGCCTATGGCCAGCCCCAGGCCTGA
- a CDS encoding carboxymuconolactone decarboxylase family protein, whose amino-acid sequence MARISLTPPRSLFLRFTEWYSKRSYGEVLDPVRALAHNPRVMRSDLRFEMSVARWNRLDDELKTLAVMATAASIGCSWCMDFGHWESRRQGMDARKVQDVPMWRESDAYSPLERDVMEYAEAMTANPPQVADDLAERLVAALGEPAFVELTAMVAVENLRSRINSALGLTSQGFKDRCEIPAKPPTRTAAAR is encoded by the coding sequence ATGGCCCGCATCTCGCTCACCCCGCCCCGTTCGCTGTTCCTGCGCTTCACGGAGTGGTACTCGAAGCGCTCGTACGGTGAGGTCCTGGACCCCGTCCGGGCGCTGGCCCACAACCCGCGGGTGATGCGGTCCGATCTCCGCTTCGAAATGTCGGTGGCCAGGTGGAACCGCCTGGACGACGAGCTGAAGACGCTCGCCGTGATGGCCACGGCAGCGTCGATCGGCTGCAGCTGGTGCATGGACTTCGGGCACTGGGAGAGCCGACGACAGGGGATGGACGCACGTAAGGTGCAGGATGTGCCCATGTGGCGTGAGAGCGACGCCTACAGCCCGCTGGAGCGGGATGTCATGGAGTACGCCGAGGCCATGACGGCCAACCCGCCACAGGTCGCTGACGACTTGGCGGAGCGGCTGGTCGCGGCGCTGGGTGAGCCGGCGTTCGTCGAACTGACCGCGATGGTCGCGGTGGAGAACCTCCGCTCGCGGATCAACTCTGCACTGGGCCTGACCAGTCAGGGCTTCAAGGATCGCTGCGAGATCCCGGCGAAGCCGCCCACCCGGACCGCCGCCGCGCGCTGA
- a CDS encoding TetR/AcrR family transcriptional regulator produces the protein MGRVRLSVAERREELLCAAVEQIEQRGVAAVRISDVAASLGVSSALVLYHFSTKEKLVADAFSYAADGDLAHLRKLLGRRTTALRRLRSAVRWYAPTGQAKGWRLWIEGWAVALREPALRDVARDLDQQWKAALTGVIAEGAATGEFPCEDPAAAAWRLTAFLDGLAVQMTSYAGSLSRAAMLEWTDEALARELGVDRAALSAGAR, from the coding sequence GTGGGCAGAGTCCGGTTGAGTGTGGCGGAGCGGCGGGAGGAGCTGCTGTGCGCCGCCGTCGAGCAGATCGAGCAGCGGGGCGTGGCGGCCGTGCGCATCTCCGACGTGGCAGCGTCCCTGGGCGTGAGCAGCGCCTTGGTGCTCTACCACTTCTCGACCAAGGAGAAGCTGGTGGCCGATGCGTTCAGCTATGCCGCCGACGGCGATCTCGCCCATCTGCGCAAGCTGCTCGGACGGCGCACCACCGCACTGCGGCGGCTGCGGTCCGCCGTGCGCTGGTATGCGCCGACCGGGCAGGCCAAGGGCTGGCGCCTGTGGATCGAGGGCTGGGCGGTCGCGCTGCGCGAACCGGCCCTGCGTGATGTGGCCCGCGATCTCGACCAGCAGTGGAAGGCCGCTCTGACCGGGGTCATAGCCGAGGGCGCCGCCACCGGGGAGTTCCCGTGCGAGGACCCGGCGGCGGCCGCCTGGCGGCTCACGGCCTTCCTGGACGGTCTGGCGGTCCAGATGACCTCGTACGCGGGGTCGCTGTCCCGGGCGGCCATGCTGGAGTGGACCGACGAGGCGCTCGCCCGCGAACTCGGCGTCGATCGTGCAGCCCTCAGCGCCGGCGCCCGCTGA
- a CDS encoding DUF6745 domain-containing protein encodes MQYADKWRAVAAATGPADRAAAEEGVRLAYRTAGLAAPERIIWAGSPRAGALAVRALDSPGRSVRDEVRTKPWAEERRRVHDELGPAGWAEVWSVTGARLWDTTRALAERIRAGIVDSLVGADPDGSAAHAAAETEIRIALLDAVLGQHDAAWLAAFDGRSDRLEGLARVASHAGWWWPYENVAVICERPAQLHRDEAGRLDCGDGPALVFPDGFALYAWRGMPVPADFLRELTSLTPERIRTEENAELRRVMLEHYGYDRYLAESAAEPVHRDETGILWRIALADDEDVVMVEVVNSTPEPDGTHRAYWLRVPPDTRTAKEGVAWTFGLHADAYEPVRQT; translated from the coding sequence ATGCAGTACGCGGACAAGTGGCGGGCCGTCGCGGCGGCGACGGGACCGGCGGACCGGGCAGCCGCCGAAGAAGGCGTCCGGCTCGCCTACCGTACGGCCGGGCTCGCCGCGCCGGAGCGGATCATCTGGGCCGGCTCGCCGCGCGCGGGCGCCCTGGCCGTGCGTGCGCTCGACAGCCCGGGACGCTCGGTGCGCGACGAGGTGCGCACCAAGCCGTGGGCCGAGGAACGGCGGCGCGTGCACGACGAGTTGGGTCCGGCCGGCTGGGCCGAGGTGTGGAGCGTGACCGGCGCCCGCCTCTGGGACACGACGCGTGCGCTGGCCGAGCGGATACGCGCGGGAATCGTGGACTCCCTCGTCGGGGCGGATCCCGACGGCAGTGCGGCGCACGCCGCGGCCGAGACCGAGATCCGGATCGCCCTGCTCGACGCGGTCCTCGGCCAGCACGACGCCGCCTGGCTGGCCGCGTTCGACGGCCGCAGCGACCGGCTCGAAGGGCTGGCCAGGGTCGCGTCGCACGCCGGCTGGTGGTGGCCGTACGAGAACGTGGCAGTGATCTGCGAGCGGCCCGCTCAGCTGCACCGCGACGAAGCCGGCCGTCTCGACTGCGGGGACGGCCCCGCCCTGGTCTTCCCGGACGGCTTCGCGCTGTACGCCTGGCGGGGCATGCCCGTGCCCGCCGACTTCCTGCGCGAGCTCACCTCGCTCACCCCGGAACGCATACGCACCGAGGAGAACGCGGAGCTGCGCCGCGTGATGCTGGAGCACTACGGCTACGACCGCTATCTCGCCGAGTCCGCGGCCGAACCGGTGCACCGCGACGAAACAGGGATCCTGTGGCGCATCGCCCTGGCCGACGACGAGGACGTGGTGATGGTCGAAGTGGTCAACTCCACGCCGGAGCCCGACGGCACCCACCGTGCGTACTGGCTGAGGGTCCCGCCGGACACACGGACGGCGAAGGAGGGTGTGGCGTGGACGTTCGGGCTGCATGCGGACGCCTACGAGCCGGTGCGGCAGACCTGA
- a CDS encoding STM4015 family protein: MTISDHLQELYGLPAFDFPGAESKTELPPAASVAWRISVDSYDSEEEWEDAFARFTDVVDTTEVRALIAGSWSDAFDSAPEGVVSALLGAKDRLPRLRALFLGDITYEQCEISWINQGSVGPLLDRFPELEVFGVRGGEGLEFPALKHERLRDLRVEAGGLSAEVVRGIAASELPALEHLDVWLGTSWYGGTADVSDVEPILSGTRLPRLRYLALRNSEIQDQIAAAVASAPVVAGLETLDLSMGTLGDDGAEALLTGQPLTHLKKLDVHHHFLSEAMMKRLSDALEPAGVEVDHSEEQAARNATRAREDRYTAVAE, translated from the coding sequence ATGACCATTTCGGACCATCTGCAGGAGCTGTACGGCCTGCCCGCGTTCGACTTCCCCGGCGCCGAGTCGAAGACCGAGCTGCCGCCGGCCGCATCCGTGGCGTGGCGGATCTCCGTCGACTCCTACGACAGCGAGGAGGAGTGGGAGGATGCCTTCGCCCGCTTCACGGACGTGGTGGACACCACCGAGGTGCGGGCGCTGATCGCGGGCTCGTGGAGCGATGCGTTCGACTCTGCACCGGAAGGGGTCGTATCGGCGCTCCTCGGCGCGAAGGATCGGCTGCCGCGGCTGCGCGCGCTGTTCCTCGGCGACATCACGTACGAGCAGTGCGAGATCTCCTGGATCAACCAAGGGTCGGTGGGGCCACTGCTCGACCGGTTCCCCGAACTGGAGGTGTTCGGGGTGCGCGGCGGCGAAGGGCTGGAGTTCCCCGCCCTGAAGCACGAGCGGCTGCGTGATCTCAGGGTCGAGGCGGGCGGGTTGAGCGCGGAGGTGGTGCGCGGTATCGCGGCGAGCGAGCTGCCCGCGCTGGAGCATCTCGACGTCTGGCTCGGCACGTCCTGGTACGGGGGGACCGCTGATGTGTCCGACGTGGAGCCGATCCTCTCCGGCACGCGGTTGCCCCGGCTGAGGTACCTGGCCCTGCGCAACAGCGAGATCCAGGACCAGATAGCCGCTGCCGTGGCGAGCGCTCCGGTGGTGGCGGGCCTGGAGACGCTCGATCTGTCGATGGGCACGCTCGGCGACGACGGCGCCGAGGCTCTGCTGACCGGACAGCCGCTGACCCACCTCAAGAAGCTGGACGTGCATCATCACTTCCTGAGCGAGGCGATGATGAAGCGCCTGTCCGACGCCCTGGAGCCGGCCGGAGTCGAGGTGGACCACTCGGAGGAGCAGGCCGCCCGCAACGCCACCCGTGCGAGGGAAGACCGCTACACGGCCGTCGCCGAGTGA
- a CDS encoding STM4014 family protein, whose product MFQDAVRAAGLPAARVVPWLDVLRGRAGFRPGELVRIDSPGEDPEVERELRGTDDPTRVEGTARWYERFTAALREVAALAAAGGASLLDDPEELAVLFDKRLCHAVLDRAAVPVPPSPTSGADAPVVRGWDDVRALQEAFGLPRVFVKPAHGSSASGVLALETASRGRVQATTSVERAPDGRLFNSLRVRRCTTEREVAALVDALAPDGLHIERWLPKAAQRGGTADLRVVVVAGRATHAVVRTSRSPMTNLHLGGARGDLAAARAATEAAGGSWGRTLELCERTAACFPRSLRVGVDLLPATGWRRFAVGEVNAFGDLLPGLSGLAGSEAEGQDTYAAQVSAVLRRSTEPNGTRNHHRASP is encoded by the coding sequence ATGTTCCAGGACGCGGTGCGTGCCGCCGGCCTGCCCGCCGCTCGCGTGGTGCCGTGGCTCGATGTGCTCCGGGGCCGCGCCGGGTTCCGCCCCGGCGAGCTCGTGCGGATCGATTCGCCCGGCGAGGACCCCGAGGTCGAACGGGAGTTGCGCGGGACGGACGACCCGACCCGGGTGGAGGGCACGGCCCGCTGGTACGAGCGCTTCACCGCGGCCCTGCGGGAGGTGGCCGCGCTGGCCGCGGCCGGCGGCGCGAGCCTGCTCGACGACCCCGAGGAGCTGGCCGTGCTGTTCGACAAGCGGCTCTGTCATGCCGTGCTCGACCGCGCCGCAGTGCCCGTTCCGCCGTCACCGACGTCCGGTGCGGATGCTCCGGTGGTGCGCGGCTGGGACGATGTACGCGCCCTTCAGGAGGCATTCGGGCTGCCGCGGGTGTTCGTCAAGCCGGCGCACGGCTCCTCGGCGTCCGGCGTGCTGGCGCTGGAGACGGCGAGTCGGGGCCGGGTGCAGGCCACCACATCGGTGGAGCGTGCACCGGACGGCAGGCTCTTCAACTCCCTGCGGGTGCGCCGCTGTACCACCGAGCGCGAAGTCGCCGCTCTCGTCGACGCGCTCGCCCCGGACGGCCTGCACATCGAGCGCTGGCTCCCGAAAGCCGCGCAGCGGGGCGGGACCGCCGATCTCCGTGTGGTGGTGGTCGCGGGCCGTGCCACCCACGCGGTGGTCAGGACGAGCCGCTCCCCCATGACCAACCTGCATCTGGGTGGTGCTCGGGGCGACCTGGCGGCTGCCCGTGCGGCGACCGAGGCGGCGGGCGGCAGTTGGGGGCGGACGCTGGAGCTCTGCGAGCGGACCGCGGCCTGCTTCCCGAGGTCCCTTCGCGTGGGTGTGGATCTGCTGCCTGCCACCGGCTGGCGTCGTTTCGCCGTCGGCGAGGTCAACGCCTTCGGGGATCTGCTGCCGGGACTGTCCGGCCTGGCGGGCAGCGAGGCCGAAGGCCAGGACACCTATGCGGCGCAGGTCTCCGCCGTGCTGCGCAGATCAACCGAACCGAACGGAACAAGGAACCACCACCGTGCAAGCCCCTGA
- a CDS encoding STM4013/SEN3800 family hydrolase yields the protein MNAVVGRDDLLLVTLDTLRFDVAAELAAAGRIPNLARHLPGGTWERRHAPGSFTYASHQAIFAGFLPTPATPGPHPRLFAARFAGSETTAGRTFVYDTPDLVSALAGAGYRTVCIGGVGFFTKQGPLGSVLPGLFQDSHWEPEFGVASPTSFEAQVARAEQVVAALPREQRLFLFVNVPSLHQPNWFHLPGATPAAGDSRETHAAALEYVDRHIGRLFAAAAGRRRCFAIVCSDHGTAYGDDGFTGHRLGHASVWTVPYAHFFLEASV from the coding sequence ATGAACGCGGTCGTCGGCCGTGACGATCTTCTGCTCGTCACCCTGGACACACTGCGTTTCGACGTCGCGGCCGAGCTCGCCGCGGCGGGCCGGATCCCGAACCTGGCGCGGCATCTGCCCGGCGGCACCTGGGAACGGCGTCATGCACCCGGCAGCTTCACCTACGCCTCGCACCAGGCGATCTTCGCCGGCTTTCTGCCCACCCCGGCGACGCCGGGACCTCATCCCCGGCTGTTCGCCGCCCGTTTCGCGGGGAGCGAGACCACCGCCGGCCGCACCTTCGTCTACGACACCCCGGACCTGGTGTCGGCCCTCGCGGGGGCGGGCTATCGCACGGTGTGCATCGGTGGCGTCGGGTTCTTCACCAAGCAGGGTCCGCTGGGCTCCGTCCTGCCGGGGCTGTTCCAGGACAGCCACTGGGAGCCGGAGTTCGGCGTCGCCTCGCCCACCTCCTTCGAGGCCCAGGTGGCGCGCGCCGAGCAGGTGGTCGCGGCGCTGCCACGCGAGCAGCGGCTGTTCCTGTTCGTCAACGTGCCCTCGCTGCATCAGCCCAACTGGTTCCATCTGCCGGGCGCGACCCCTGCGGCGGGCGACTCCCGCGAGACGCACGCGGCCGCCCTCGAGTACGTGGACCGGCACATCGGCCGGCTGTTCGCGGCGGCCGCCGGCCGCCGCCGCTGCTTCGCCATCGTGTGCTCCGACCACGGCACCGCGTACGGCGACGACGGATTCACCGGCCACCGGCTCGGTCACGCATCCGTCTGGACGGTCCCGTACGCCCACTTCTTCCTCGAGGCATCCGTATGA
- a CDS encoding STM4012 family radical SAM protein, with product MSASSNVPRPYQSYVYAYPHKTAYRPLGRDGRDRPALREVWAGEGKDALSLYAHIPFCEVRCGFCNLFTRIGAPDELTGRYLDALDRQATAVREALGDDGPVHFAAAAFGGGTPTCLTAAELERLCDIAEERMGADLRAVPLSVETSPATATADRLAVLTARGATRVSIGVQSFVDAEAKAAVRPQHRADVEAALGRIRDAGVPVLNIDLIYGIDGQTEHTWRASLDAALVWEPEELYLYPLYVRPLTGLGRLGDRSDAAWDTQRLRLYRAGRDHLLTHGYEQVSMRMFRRRGAPRQGPGDHACQTDGMIGLGCGARSYTSALHYSFDYAVEMREIRGIIDTFTQADDFTRAEVGRRVDEDEARRRHLLQSLLQAEGMERAGYRERFGADAAEHFPAELERFAARGWLDEDAEPGRLKLTPEGLAYSDALGPELFSAPVRAAMAAYELK from the coding sequence ATGAGCGCCAGCAGCAACGTCCCGCGTCCGTACCAGAGTTACGTCTACGCCTACCCGCACAAGACCGCCTACCGCCCCTTGGGCAGGGACGGCAGAGACCGGCCGGCGCTGCGCGAGGTCTGGGCGGGGGAAGGCAAGGACGCGCTCTCGCTCTACGCGCACATACCGTTCTGCGAGGTCCGCTGCGGCTTCTGCAATCTCTTCACCCGGATCGGCGCGCCCGACGAGCTCACCGGCCGCTATCTCGACGCCCTGGACCGCCAGGCGACCGCCGTGCGCGAGGCGCTCGGCGACGACGGTCCGGTGCACTTCGCCGCGGCCGCCTTCGGCGGCGGCACGCCCACCTGTCTCACCGCGGCCGAGCTCGAGCGGCTGTGCGACATCGCCGAGGAACGGATGGGAGCAGATCTGCGGGCCGTCCCGCTCTCGGTCGAGACCTCTCCGGCCACGGCCACCGCCGACCGGCTGGCCGTGCTCACGGCACGCGGCGCCACACGGGTGAGCATCGGCGTGCAGAGCTTTGTCGACGCGGAGGCGAAGGCGGCGGTGCGCCCGCAGCACCGCGCCGACGTGGAAGCGGCACTCGGCCGGATCCGTGATGCCGGTGTCCCGGTGCTCAACATCGATCTGATCTACGGCATCGACGGCCAGACCGAGCACACCTGGCGGGCGTCACTGGATGCGGCACTGGTCTGGGAGCCGGAGGAGCTGTACCTGTATCCGCTGTATGTGCGCCCGCTGACCGGCCTCGGCCGGCTCGGGGACCGGAGCGACGCGGCATGGGACACCCAGCGGCTGCGGCTGTACCGGGCGGGCCGGGACCATCTGCTGACGCATGGCTACGAGCAGGTGTCGATGCGGATGTTCCGCCGCCGCGGTGCCCCTCGGCAGGGCCCCGGCGACCACGCCTGCCAGACCGACGGCATGATCGGCCTCGGCTGCGGTGCGCGTTCGTACACCTCGGCCCTCCACTACTCCTTCGACTACGCCGTCGAGATGCGAGAGATACGCGGCATCATCGACACCTTCACGCAGGCCGACGACTTCACGCGGGCCGAGGTGGGCCGCCGGGTCGACGAGGACGAGGCGCGCCGCCGGCATCTGCTGCAGTCGCTGCTCCAGGCCGAGGGCATGGAGAGGGCAGGCTACCGCGAGCGGTTCGGCGCGGATGCGGCCGAGCACTTCCCCGCGGAGCTGGAACGCTTCGCGGCCCGGGGCTGGCTCGACGAGGACGCCGAGCCGGGCCGGCTGAAGCTGACGCCCGAGGGGCTCGCGTACTCGGACGCGCTGGGGCCTGAACTCTTCTCGGCCCCGGTACGGGCCGCCATGGCCGCGTACGAGCTGAAGTGA